Genomic DNA from Lentisphaerota bacterium:
GCCGCCATCGGCGCCGCGCAAATGGACAAACTGTCGACTTTTACAGCGCGGCGCAAAGAAAACTTCCGGCTGATTACGGATGGATTGCGGGACCTGGATGAGTTCTTCATCCTGCCGCAGGCCACCGAACACAGCGATCCGTCGTGGTTCGCCTATATTCTGACGGTGCGTGAAAATGCCCCCTTCAGCCGGGTGGAACTGGCGCAGCATCTCGACGAGCACCTGATCGAGACGCGCGGGCTGTTCGCCGGCAACCTGCTGCGCCAGCCGGGCTACAGTAATATTGAGCACCGGGTTGTGGGCGGTCTCGAAAACACCGACTTCATCATGAACAACACCCTGTTCATGGGCGTCTACCCGGGCCTCACTCCAGAGAAGATCAACTACGTCACGGAAACGATCCGCCATTATGTAAAGAGGCAGTAACGACTCACCACGAAAGTCACGCAGAATACCATGGAGCGGAAAACGGTTCGTATCCAATTTGGTATTATCTTCGTGATTTTCGTGGTGGCATAGGATTCTGTATGGCCAGTCCCGTTAAAATCAAAGTGACTGTTGATGAGGTCGTCAAACCGACGAACGCGCTGGTAAGCTATCGCTTCCTGCCGCAGGGGCGCGTGCCACGATTTCAGGCCGGACAGTTTCTGCATCTGGCGTTGGACGACTATCATCCCGACAGCCAGTGGCCCGAGTCGCGCGTCTTCTCGATTGCCAGTTCGCCCTCCGAACGGACGACGGAACTGTCCGTGTCGATTTCGGTGAAAGGGCGCTTCACGGAACGGATATTCAACACGCTGGAGAAGGGTTCGACGTGCTGGTTGAAGCTCCCCTATGGTGAATTTCTCTTTCCACCGGACCGGCCTCTCGTTCTCATTGCCGGTGGAGTCGGCATCACCCCCTACCTGTCGCTGCTCAAGCAGATGCTTGAGGAAAAGTCCACTCAGCCGGTATCGCTTTTCTACGGAATCCGTTCGGATGCGCACGACCTGTTTGGAGACCTGCTCGGACGCTGCGCGTCCGAGCTTCCAAACTTCGATAAGACGATTTATTGCGAAGACGGCTCCGTGCCCGGCAATACGGGAATCTTGGACATTGGAGCGATTCATGCCGCCGCGCGCGAGGGTTCGCTTTTCTATTTGTCCGGACCACCTGCCATGATCGCAGCTTTTAAGAGCCGTTTGCGCGACCTCGGCGTGGCGAGTGAGCACATTCGCATAGACGACTGGGAGTGAACATGTTGAACGCTCTCCCGTGTAGGCCGTTTGTCAGCAATAATCATACCTTCTGAACAGAGGAGTTTCGACATGGCTGCGACCAACCTGAAAGCCGCTTACAAAACCATCCTGGACGACCACTTCACCCCCAAGATGGAGATCAGTTTTATTGACGGCGCCACGCGCCAGACGCTGTGCTACGAAAAAGTCACCTGGGTGATCGACGGCGAGATGAAGGGGCTGCGTTATGGCGAGAATCCGGGCCAGGAAGCCGCCCTGTACAAGCTGGTCAACGGAAACCTGACCCTCGGCGAGGTCACCGCCATCCAGCCCGGACGCATGCTCGCATCCGAGCCTGAGCTGCTCCAGTCGGGCAAGCATCCCGGCAAGACCAATCTCACCGACGCCGACAACGCGCTCAACATCCTCCGCTATCTCGACGCCATCCCCTGCGCCGTGATTGTGAAGCATAACAATCCCTGCGGCGTGGCCAAGGGCTCATCGCTCGCCGAGGCCTACTTTCGCGCGAACAAGGCCGACCGCCTCGCCGCCTTCGGCGGCTGCATCGCGTTGAACCGGGAGGTGGATCTCGAAACCGCCAAACTGGTGGCTGAGAACTATGCCGAGGTGGTGGTCGCGCCCGAGTTCGGGCCGGGAGTGCTCGATCTCTTTTCAACTAAAAAGAATTTGCGTGTGATGCGCATCGGTAACATGGCCCGCCTCACCGGCTTCGTGGCGCAGCGCGTGGTTGATTTCAAGTCGCTCATCGACGGCGGCATCGTGGCCCAGTGGTCGTTCGTCCCCGAAGCCCGCACGGCCAAGCAACTCATGCCTGCCGAATGCGTAATGAAGGATGGCACGGTGCATCGCATCCAGCGCCTGCCCACGCCGCAGGAGTCTGACGACTTGATCTTCGGCTGGCTGGTTGAGGCGGGCGTCACCAGCAACTCCGTCCTGTACGTTAAGGACGGCGCGACGGTGGGCGTCGGTACCGGCGAGCAGGACCGCGTGGGCGTTGCCGAGATCGCCCGCGACAAGGCTTATCGCAAGCTGGCCGACTGGCTGGCCTGGGAGAAGTACGCGACGGCCTACAACGAGCTGGCGCTGAAGTTCGGCGACGCGGGACAGAGGCGCATGGCCGAAATTGACGAGGAGGTCAAGGCCCGCCGCGGCGGATTGCCCGGCTGCAGCATGGTCTCCGACGCCTTCTTCCCCTTCCGCGACGGCGCCGAGGTGGGCATTCGTGAAGGGATCACCGCCATTGTCCAGCCCGGCGGCGCCATGCGCGACTGGGATGTGATTGATTGTTGCAACGACGCCCGCGTCGCGATGGTCTTCACCGGGCAGAGAAGCTTCCGGCACTAGGCAAATGACTCCCTCACGCGAGGCCGCGGGCGTCGAGCGCGTCTTCATCGAGGCCCAGGAGATGCCCGAGTTCGTGCAGGTAGGTCACGCGGACCTCGTCGCAAAAGACGCCGGGATCGTCGTCGGACGCATCGCGGAGGTTGCGGATGAAGAGGCGGATGGCGGGTGGGCGCGGCTCGGTATCGGTCGATGCATCGGCATAGGCAGGCGCGTCAAAGAGACCCAGCAAACCAACGAACGACCAGTCACACCACAATGGTTTGTTGAAGATCGATCCAAGTTCGCGATTGATTCCGATGATTAGTGCTCGCTGTAGAGATCGGCCGTCGCAAAGTGGGCGTCGCAGGTGTGCCGCAACCCGAGGCGCCGGAGGCCGACCTCGTCGCCTGCGCTGACAATGTGCGTCAGATGCACTTCGCAGTCCCGCAGTTCGGGCAGATGGTCGAGCGCAGCCTGGGCCGCCGGATTGGAGGCCGAGCTGATGGCCAGGGCAATCAGGGTCTCGTCCAGATTGAGGCTCGCGTGCTTTCCGATCAGCACGTCGCGCTTCATCCGCACGATCGCCTTGACGACGTCGGGCGACAGCAAATGAATCGCGTCGGGAATGCCGGCCATCAGCTTGACCGCATTCAGGACCATGGCGGATGCGGCATGCATAAGCGTCGAGTTCTTCCCAACCACGATACGGCCATCGGCCAGCTCGAGCGCCGCGCCGCAGCAGATGCCATGATCCCCCTTGCCGCATCCCGCGCATGCCTCCGCAGCAGTCCGCGAAGGCTTCACCACCAACCGGTCGGTCGGCGCGATCCTCAATTCCTGCATGAGCATTTCGATGCGCGAGACGGTCTCGCGCTCCGTCATGCCCAGGGCGTATTCACACGCATGGCGGAAGTACCGGCGGATGACCTCCTGAAGCGCCGCATCGCGCACCGTCAGGTCGTCGACGATGCCGAAGGCGACTCGGTTGACCCCCATGTCCGTAGGTGACTTATAGGGACACGGGGCCTGTGTGATCCGCTCCCAGATCGCACGCACAAGCGGAAACGCGGCGATGTCACGATTGTAATTGACCGCCGTCTGGCCATGTGCTTCGAGATGAAAGGGATCGATCATGTTGACGTCCTGCAGGTCCGCCGTGGCCGCCTCATAGGCGACGTTCGCCGGATGCTTGAGCGGCATGTTCCAGACCGGGAATGTCTCAAATTTGGCGTAGCCCGCGAGACGGCCGTTGTGGCGATCATGGTAGAGATTGGTCAGACAGGTTGCCAGTTTGCCGCTGCCCGGACCGGGACCGGTCACCACGACGATCGGCCGCTCGGTCGCGATGTAGGGATTGGCGCCGTACCCCTCTTCGCTGACAATCGTCTCCATGTCGGTCGGGTAACCTCGCGTCGCCCGGTGGCAGTAGACTTCGACGCCGCGCCGCTCCAGCTTGGTTTTGAACTGCTTGGCTGCCGGCTGGCCATCGTAACGGGTGATCACAACGGCTCGGATAAACAGGCCCGCGTCACGCAAGTCGTCAATCGTCTTCAGCGCATCGGCATCGTAGGAGATTCCGAAATCAGCCCGAATTTTCTTGCGCTCGATGTCACCCGCAAAAATGCAGAGCACAATTTCGGCCTTGTCCCGAAGCTTCTGCAACAGGCGTATTTTGACATTCGGATCATAGCCCGGAAGGACCCGCGCCGCATGATAGTCGAACATCAGTTTGCCTCCAAACTCCAGATAGAGTTTGTTTCCGAACAGCTCGGTGCGGCGAAGGATTTCTTCCGATTGCTGTTGAAGGTATTTCTCGTTGTCAAATCCGGTTTTAATCATGTCATTCCTGTTTTCTTTCGGCTCTGGACGCCCATGTCATCAACCGGGGCGCAAGTATACTCAAAAATCGGCGGAAGTAAAGGAGTGGCATCCATTTGATCTTTTGACCTTTGAGGCTCTTGCAAAACCCTGAACAGGCTGACAGTGGTGCAGGCGTCTCGCCTGCAATTCCAAGGCTTTTTCGTAATTCTGGCAGGCGAGACGCCTGCACCACAAGGGTTTTGCAAGAGCCTCCTTTTGATCTTTTGATTTGCCCTCAGCGCCTATCAGTGATAACCTTAGGACATTCGTATGAATGCCTTGCACCAGCGGTCAACCTGCCATGCAACCGAACCCCACCATTCTCCATCTTGCCAACGTGCTGATGATCGCTGAAGCCGACGGTGTCTTGACAGAACCAGAGGCCTTCGCGTTGCGCGAAATCATGCACCGCATCGGCGCAGACGCAGATGATTTGGCCAAAGCCCGCGACTGGATGGCGCACCATTCGCCTTATCACCTGCAGGAAGTCCAAAACTCGGCCGACGCGATGAAAATGATCGAGGATATGGTTTTGATGTCGCTTGCTGATGGCCAGGTCTCGCGCGATGAATCGCAGCCGCTGGAGGCGTTTTTGTCCGGCCTGGGGTTCGTGCAGGCCGACATGGACATGATTGTGCAGCGGGTCCGCAGCCGCCTGCGCGCGATTCCAGCCACGCCTCATCCGTCCATGCCGATACGTCGTGATGCCGTGGCGGAAGTCCCTGCACAGGCTGCCCGCCACGTCACGCCCCCCCCTGTTTTCGCGCGTATTTCGCCTCCTGCGCTTCAATCACCCTCCACACACCAGCGACCGATTGCGCATCCGACACCCGCGCACCGACATGCGACTCCGGCACCCGTTCTCGTCGCAGAACCCCCGCCACACACTGCACCGCCCGTGTCCGCAATCCCCCCACCCGTCGTGCCGAAAGAAACCCCGCTTGAGCGGTGCCAGCGGCACCGCGCGAGCGCTCCCCAGGGCGTCTGCTATTGTTTTGGCGCGCCCGAGGGGCCGCTCAATCCGTGGGGCTGCCGCCTCATGCGCATGGCCTGGACGTCAGACGCCGATTGGCTGCGCCTCGGCCGCTTTCGCGACAGCGACACGTTCGTTCTGGATCACGAGGCTATCTCCGCCCGGCTGAGCGAACGCCTCACGAGCGTTGCCGGCTGCCCCTTCCTTCTGACCGGCTTCGCCCAACAGGCCTTGAACGCGCTGCCATCGCAAGCCACAACGATGGGGCGCTGGCGTCATCATCTCGTCTCGCAGACGGCCCCTTCCGCCACGGCGGTCACCGTTCGCTCGTACAGCCATGGGTGCGCCCGGGAAGTCGCGGCGTGGGCAGACGGCCTGGCGCCGACGGATGATCGAGACGCGCGGCAAATGATCAGGCGCGCGGCGCGTCTGACCGGGGTGGCCGTCGATCTCACGCTGTTGAATCACACGAAGGAGGCAGACCATGCTTGACTGGTGGAGCCAGCTCTCACAACTCAATCAGACCCTGTACGGCATCGCTGCGTGCATCAGCGTTCCGTTCATCTGGCAATTGATCGCCTCGGTGATCGGTCTGTCGGGTGATGTCGATTCGGATGGCATGGACACGGATGGCACCGATGCGGTGGAAACCGTGCTGGCCTTCAAGCTGCTCAGCATGCGCGCGTTGCTCACCTTCTTCACCCTCTTTTTCTGGGCGGCCGCGCTCTATGTCGAACGCGATGGGACAACCTCGCGCGTCTTCGGCATCGCCGCGCTCTGGGGGCTGGCTGGCATGAGCGCGGTTGCCGGGCTGTTGCACGTCCTGCCCAGGCTGGCCCATTCCGGCACGCGCGACCTCGAATCGGCCCTGAATGCCGAGGCATTGGTCTACCTGGACATCCCTGCAAACGGCATCGGCGAAATCCGCGTGGTCGTCAGCGGCAGCGTCTGCCACGTCAAAGCGCGTTCCATCGGTGGCGAACCCCTCCCGGCCGGCACGCCGGTCACAGTCTGCAGCCGATATGGCCAAACGATCCTCGTTGTCAAACCGATTTCCAAATCCTGAAACACACGGAGAACCTCCCATGAACACACTGATTCTGACGCTGGCTCAAGCCTCTACACGCCCGGACTCCTTCCCCCGAGAGCTCGGCCTCGGACTATTGCTCGGACTCGCGCTGCTGCTGACCACCATCACCTTTCTCTCGCGCTATCGCCGCTGCCCCTCGAACCGCATCCTGGTCATCTACGGTAAAACCAGCCACGGGGCGGCCAAGTGCATCCACGGCGGCGCAGCGTTCGTCTGGCCGCTTTTCCAAGCGTATGAGTACCTGGATCTTGAGCCTTTTGTTGTACCGAGTGATCTCAAGAGCGCGCTCTCCGCAGAGAATATCCGCGTCAGCGTGCCGACCACCGTCACGGCCGCAATCTCGATCGAGCCGGGCATCATGGAAAACGCCGCCGTGCGTCTGCTCGGCCAGAGCGCCCAGGACATCCAAAACCAGGCGCAGGACATCATCCTCGGCCAGATGCGCGCCGTCATCGCCACGATGCGCATCGAGGAGATCAACCGCGACCGCCAGGCCTTCCTCGCAAAGGTCAATGAGGCCGTTTCCGGTGAACTCGAGAAAATCGGCCTGTCGCTGATCAACGTGAACATCCGTGACATTGAAGACGACTCGGGCTATATCGTCGCCCTCGGCCGCCGCGCCGCGGCCGAAGCGATCAACCAAGCCAACGTTGACGTTGCCGAACAGGAGCGGACAGGGCAGACGGGCGTCGCAGAGCGTCAGCGCGACACCCGCGTGGCCGTCGCCGCCGCAAACGCCACCGCCGAAATCGGCGAGGCGAAGGCCACCCGTGACCGGCGCATCCAGTCGGCCGGCCTGGACGCCGAGGCCGTGCATGCCGAGACCGATGCCGACGCCCGGAA
This window encodes:
- a CDS encoding IMP cyclohydrolase translates to MAATNLKAAYKTILDDHFTPKMEISFIDGATRQTLCYEKVTWVIDGEMKGLRYGENPGQEAALYKLVNGNLTLGEVTAIQPGRMLASEPELLQSGKHPGKTNLTDADNALNILRYLDAIPCAVIVKHNNPCGVAKGSSLAEAYFRANKADRLAAFGGCIALNREVDLETAKLVAENYAEVVVAPEFGPGVLDLFSTKKNLRVMRIGNMARLTGFVAQRVVDFKSLIDGGIVAQWSFVPEARTAKQLMPAECVMKDGTVHRIQRLPTPQESDDLIFGWLVEAGVTSNSVLYVKDGATVGVGTGEQDRVGVAEIARDKAYRKLADWLAWEKYATAYNELALKFGDAGQRRMAEIDEEVKARRGGLPGCSMVSDAFFPFRDGAEVGIREGITAIVQPGGAMRDWDVIDCCNDARVAMVFTGQRSFRH
- a CDS encoding DUF1846 domain-containing protein; the encoded protein is MIKTGFDNEKYLQQQSEEILRRTELFGNKLYLEFGGKLMFDYHAARVLPGYDPNVKIRLLQKLRDKAEIVLCIFAGDIERKKIRADFGISYDADALKTIDDLRDAGLFIRAVVITRYDGQPAAKQFKTKLERRGVEVYCHRATRGYPTDMETIVSEEGYGANPYIATERPIVVVTGPGPGSGKLATCLTNLYHDRHNGRLAGYAKFETFPVWNMPLKHPANVAYEAATADLQDVNMIDPFHLEAHGQTAVNYNRDIAAFPLVRAIWERITQAPCPYKSPTDMGVNRVAFGIVDDLTVRDAALQEVIRRYFRHACEYALGMTERETVSRIEMLMQELRIAPTDRLVVKPSRTAAEACAGCGKGDHGICCGAALELADGRIVVGKNSTLMHAASAMVLNAVKLMAGIPDAIHLLSPDVVKAIVRMKRDVLIGKHASLNLDETLIALAISSASNPAAQAALDHLPELRDCEVHLTHIVSAGDEVGLRRLGLRHTCDAHFATADLYSEH
- a CDS encoding flotillin family protein — its product is MPRHWSTWTSLQTASAKSAWSSAAASATSKRVPSVANPSRPARRSQSAADMAKRSSLSNRFPNPETHGEPPMNTLILTLAQASTRPDSFPRELGLGLLLGLALLLTTITFLSRYRRCPSNRILVIYGKTSHGAAKCIHGGAAFVWPLFQAYEYLDLEPFVVPSDLKSALSAENIRVSVPTTVTAAISIEPGIMENAAVRLLGQSAQDIQNQAQDIILGQMRAVIATMRIEEINRDRQAFLAKVNEAVSGELEKIGLSLINVNIRDIEDDSGYIVALGRRAAAEAINQANVDVAEQERTGQTGVAERQRDTRVAVAAANATAEIGEAKATRDRRIQSAGLDAEAVHAETDADARKASSRANQHVAEQQARNRAESASKEADGAIRVAQELAQKKAEEARAERERARLTAEVIVPANADRERVLIAADAEKQKAVRIAEGQAEATLVQMNAEARGVQAILDGKAQGYANLVKACASAEQAASLLLVEKLIDVARIQAQAIQDLPIEKIMIWDGGGQQGGLGSLGQKLMGALPPMHELAKQVGIDLPAYLGKAVGPAPAAPESPATGA
- a CDS encoding FAD-dependent oxidoreductase — translated: MASPVKIKVTVDEVVKPTNALVSYRFLPQGRVPRFQAGQFLHLALDDYHPDSQWPESRVFSIASSPSERTTELSVSISVKGRFTERIFNTLEKGSTCWLKLPYGEFLFPPDRPLVLIAGGVGITPYLSLLKQMLEEKSTQPVSLFYGIRSDAHDLFGDLLGRCASELPNFDKTIYCEDGSVPGNTGILDIGAIHAAAREGSLFYLSGPPAMIAAFKSRLRDLGVASEHIRIDDWE